In Kitasatospora gansuensis, a genomic segment contains:
- a CDS encoding endo-1,4-beta-xylanase: MSRSVTSALRAGAACALALGLFSAVAPPAAAAPTTLKEAAQAKGRYFGGIMSSNSLNNPTATSLAAREFGVITPENEMKWDTSEPSPGNFNYGPGDRIQEWAAGKGMKVRGHTLVWYNPDVESQLPAWVKQLPLQQVRGAMENHVTQLVKHYKGKLLAWDVVNEPFNDDGSYRNSVFYQAMGKDYIAIALRAARAADPDVKLYLNDYNTEGDNSPKSNAMYNLAKQLKADGVPLDGIGLESHFEVGTVPSTIQSNMQRLTGLGLDVAVTEYDNRMQVKEKQNQTPVNPGDLNTQATETKNLVTACLNVARCVGMSQWAVGDADNWVPLFFPGSWGSATLFDVNYQPKPAYYAALNAFGGGSGGGQGSTSLGAYVWLVGAKSGRCLDVPAGGDGTQLQLWDCTGSSSQSFLLHADGSVRGGGKCLDAPNGAAPGWNLQVWSCSGAANQKWTLTTDGNLRSNSSGLCADPWGGATGNGTKLVLWNCYVGANQQWSFSSRPLIGDNSGRCLDVPLNGANGSLGQLWDCWASPNQTFTLTYDGSLRVQGKCLDFPTGGAPGTNLQIWDCGGTANQKWTLTSAGTIVNLASGLCLDTSYGATGNGARAILWTCHGGASQKWHM, translated from the coding sequence ATGTCCAGATCTGTCACGTCCGCCCTCAGAGCGGGAGCGGCCTGCGCCCTGGCGCTCGGCCTGTTCTCGGCCGTCGCGCCGCCCGCGGCAGCCGCCCCGACCACCCTCAAGGAAGCCGCCCAGGCCAAGGGCCGCTACTTCGGCGGGATCATGAGCTCGAACTCCCTGAACAACCCCACGGCCACCTCCCTGGCCGCCCGGGAGTTCGGCGTGATCACCCCCGAGAACGAGATGAAGTGGGACACCAGCGAGCCCAGCCCGGGCAACTTCAACTACGGCCCCGGTGACCGGATCCAGGAATGGGCCGCCGGCAAGGGAATGAAGGTCCGCGGCCACACCCTGGTCTGGTACAACCCCGACGTCGAGAGCCAGCTGCCGGCCTGGGTCAAGCAGCTCCCGCTGCAGCAGGTGCGCGGGGCGATGGAGAACCACGTCACCCAGCTGGTGAAGCACTACAAGGGCAAACTGCTCGCCTGGGACGTGGTCAACGAGCCGTTCAACGACGACGGAAGCTACCGCAACAGCGTCTTCTACCAGGCGATGGGCAAGGACTACATCGCCATCGCGCTGCGCGCCGCCCGGGCCGCCGACCCCGACGTCAAGCTGTACCTCAACGACTACAACACCGAGGGCGACAACTCGCCCAAGAGCAACGCCATGTACAACCTGGCGAAGCAGCTCAAAGCCGACGGGGTGCCGCTCGACGGCATCGGCCTGGAGAGCCACTTCGAGGTCGGCACGGTGCCGTCCACCATCCAGTCGAACATGCAGCGCCTGACCGGCCTCGGGCTCGACGTCGCGGTCACCGAGTACGACAACCGGATGCAGGTCAAGGAGAAGCAGAACCAGACGCCGGTCAATCCGGGCGACCTGAACACCCAGGCCACCGAGACCAAGAACCTCGTCACCGCCTGCCTCAACGTCGCCCGCTGCGTCGGGATGTCCCAGTGGGCGGTCGGCGACGCCGACAACTGGGTGCCGCTGTTCTTCCCCGGCAGCTGGGGATCGGCGACCCTGTTCGACGTCAACTACCAGCCGAAGCCCGCCTATTACGCCGCGCTGAACGCCTTCGGCGGCGGCTCGGGCGGCGGCCAGGGTTCCACCTCGCTCGGCGCCTACGTGTGGCTCGTCGGCGCCAAGTCCGGCAGGTGCCTGGACGTCCCGGCGGGCGGGGACGGCACGCAACTACAGCTGTGGGACTGCACCGGCTCGTCCAGCCAGTCGTTCCTGCTGCACGCCGACGGCTCGGTCCGGGGCGGGGGCAAGTGCCTGGACGCCCCGAACGGCGCGGCCCCCGGCTGGAACCTCCAGGTGTGGAGCTGCTCGGGTGCCGCCAACCAGAAGTGGACGCTGACCACGGACGGAAACCTGCGGAGCAACTCCTCGGGCCTGTGCGCCGATCCGTGGGGCGGCGCCACCGGCAACGGCACGAAGCTCGTCCTGTGGAACTGCTACGTCGGCGCCAACCAGCAGTGGTCCTTCAGCTCCCGGCCCCTGATCGGCGACAACTCCGGGCGCTGCCTCGACGTGCCGCTGAACGGCGCCAACGGGTCGCTCGGACAGCTGTGGGACTGCTGGGCCAGCCCCAACCAGACCTTCACGCTCACGTACGACGGCAGCCTCCGCGTCCAGGGCAAGTGCCTGGACTTCCCGACCGGCGGGGCGCCCGGCACGAACCTGCAGATCTGGGACTGCGGGGGAACGGCCAACCAGAAGTGGACCCTGACGAGCGCCGGCACGATCGTCAACCTCGCCTCGGGCCTGTGCCTTGACACCTCTTACGGGGCCACCGGCAACGGCGCTCGGGCGATCCTCTGGACCTGCCACGGCGGGGCCAGTCAGAAGTGGCACATGTAG